The genomic window AACAATGGAAACAAATAAAAATAAAGGGGAATTAGATGCCTTATTAGACGTGCAACGTAAAGCAGGCATCACGAAATTCACTAAAGAAAAAAATCAAATTTATGCCGATGGTATTACCAGCGTAACAAACTCTGGCATACTAGACAAGGCATTAAACGTTGGAGATAAAGCACCTAATTTCATATTAAATAATGCTTTAAATCAACCTGTTTCCTTATACAACACATTAGAAAATGGTCCTGTAGTTTTAACTTGGTACCGCGGTGGTTGGTGTCCTTACTGCAATATCACTCTACATCATTTACAAGAAAATTTACCCGAGTTTAAAAAAGCTGGCGCAACGCTTTTAGCTTTAACTCCCGAGTTGCCAGATAACTCGTTAAACACTTCAGAAAAAAACAATTTAGAATTTAGTGTTTTAAGCGATATTGGTAATACCATTGGAAAAACATACGGTGTTGTATTCGAACTTACTAAAGAGGTCGCTTCTATTTATCAAAACGGATTCGGTTTAAACGAAAAAAACGGAGATAATAGTAATGAGTTACCCCTAGCTGCGACTTATGTTATTGACAAAAACGGAATAATTCAATATGCGTTTTTAGATGCCGATTATAAAGAAAGAGCTGAATCGAAAGAAATACTGTCTGTATTAAACAAGTTAAAGTAAAACTTCGCTAAAAACTATTAATTTTATTTTTGAATAAAAACATATCATAATGGAAACTAAGCAAAAACCTAAAGTATTATTTTTTGACGTTAACGAAACACTTTTAGATCTTACTAAAATGAAACGGTTAGTTGGAGATGCCTTAGGCGGAAACCAAGACTTGTTACCTTTATGGTTTACTACCATGTTACAATATTCGTTAGTCGTTTCGGCTAGTGGCCAATACAAACCTTTTGGACACATTGGCGCTGCAGCTTTACAAATGGTAGCAGCCAATCATGATATTAAAATTTCTGAAGATGAAGCTCGTAAAGTTATTATATCTGGCTTACGCAATTTACCAGCACACCCAGAAGTAAAAGACGCTTTATTAGCATTAAAACAAGCGGGCTATACGTTAGTCGCTTTAACAAACTCCTCGGAAGAAGGTCTGGCTAAGCAATTTGAAAGTGCCGGATTAACAAGTTATTTCGATGCACAATTAAGCATTGAAGGCGCCGGTAAATTTAAACCATTTACAGATACTTATACTTGGGCGGCAAACGAATTAAACGTAAAACCTGAAGCCTGTATGCTAATTGCAGCACATGGTTGGGATGTTGCTGGTGCACTTTGGGCCGGATGGCGCGCTGCTTTTGTAAGTAGACCAGGGCAACAAACGTTTCCGCTTGCTCCAAAATCTGAAATTGAATTACCCGATTTAAAACAAGTAGCAGATATTCTTGTTACCTATAAATAGGTTTAAAAAAACCAACTAAACATTGGTAATAATAAACCAAAAAATGAAATAGTAAAATGAAAGAAAAACTTAAGATAGATATCGTTTCTGATGTTGTATGTCCATGGTGTACCGTTGGATATAAACGTTTAGAAAAAGCGATAAAAGAATTAGGAATTGAAGATCAAGTAGATATTGAGTGGCAGCCTTTTGAATTAAACCCTAACATGCCAGCTGAAGGACAGGATTTACACGAGCATATTGCTGAAAAATATGGTTCTACAGATGAGCAACAAAACGAATCGAAGCAACGTATGGTAGAAGCTGGTGAAGAACTTGGCTTTACTTTCGATTATTTTGATGGTATGCGCATGGTTAATACTTTTGAAGCTCATATTTTATTAGAATATGCAAAATATTTCGGAAAACAAACCGAATTGAAAATGACGCTTACCAAAGCATTTTTTACTAACCATAAAGATGTTTCTAAACGCGATGTTTTAAAACAAGCTTTATTAGATGTTGGTTTAGATGCTGAAGAAGGTTTATCAAAATTAGATAATGAAGATATTCGTTCTGAAGTAAAAACCAAAGAGGGTTATTGGCAACAATTGGGAGTAAGCTCTGTTCCTACTGTTGTTTTTAACAGAAAAAGTGCTGTTACAGGAGCACAACCTGTAGATACTTTTAAACAAGTGCTAACCGAATTATTACAAGCTCAAAACGCACCTGTTTCCGAATAGGTTCTTTTGCTTTCAAAATAAAATAATAAATTCTAACGCGTTTGTACGCTATGGTATCACAAAAAACCATGGTTTGCAAACGCGTTTTTTTATTAGTGACATTTGGCGTAAAATCATTAAAAATCTTTCTGCCACGCCATAAAAGATATAACTATCTTTGCGCTTCATAAAATATAAATGGCTTTTACTTTACTTTCCTCTCCATTGCAGGGTTTTACAGACTTTAGATTTCGTAATGCTTTCCATCATTATTTTGGAGGTATCGATACCTTTTACTCACCTTACATTAGGTTAAATGGTAAGTTTAAAATTAAAAGTTCTTACCAAAACGATTTACTCTTAGAAAACAATGATACCCTAGAGGTGATCCCGCAAATTATAACCAACGACGCCGAGGAGTTTTTGTTTGTTGCTAAATATGTACAAAGCTTAGGTTATAAAGAATTGAATTGGAATTTAGGTTGTCCATATCCTATGGTTGCAAAATCTGGAATGGGTTCTGGTTTAATTTGTAATCCTGCCAAAATCGATAATATTTTAGAACGCGCACACAAAGAAACTGATATTTTAGTATCTATGAAAATGCGTATGGGTTATGATCATGCAGAAGAAATTCTAGACGTATTCCCTATTTTAGATCAATATCCGCTTAAAAACATAGCTATCCATGCGCGTATTGGAAAGCAACTTTATAAAGGCCCTGTAGATTTAGATGCCTTTGAGCGTTGCACAACCAGTACCAAACACAAACTCTACTACAATGGAGATATTACTAGTGTTGAAGCTTTTAAAAGCATACAGGCTCGTTTTCCGAGTTTAGATCATTTTATGATTGGTCGTGGCTTAATTGCCGATCCCTTTTTACCACAAATGATAAAAAACGACACTACAGAATATCCTAAAAACCGTTGGACTATTTTTGAAGAATTTCATGATACGATTTATAATCAGTATGATGAATACCTTTCTGGACCAACACCTATTAAAATGAAAATGTTAGGCTTTTGGGAATTCTTTTCACAATCCTGCTCAAATCCGCAGAAAACATATAAAGCGATTAAAAAAGCTACTAACCCTTTTAAATATAAGCAAGCAGTTAGTTTGATATTGGCTAATGAACGTAAGCTGAATAGTTGATTTTTTTTACTTCAAATTAAAATAGATTAAAGTCTCTTTTAATTATTCCGATAATTAGACAACATATGCAAAATCTGCCATTGAATGCGTCAGTAAAAAATAAAATCTGCTTCAAACAAGTTCAAATAAAATCTTTCTTCTAAGAACTAACTCAATTTTGGTAAACGCGAGTTATAACGCTTTAAAAAGAATCCTATAGCAAGTATCGCACAGACTTCTCTCAATTATGGTATATTGCAGTAATAAATTACATTATTATGAAAATAAACTTATTGTCTTGTGATGCTCAAAGACCAGATAGAAGAGCGATAGCCAAATGTATTGCTGAAGTTTCATCTAACATTGATGGATCCTTAGCGAATGAACTTACCGATATACTATTAGAAGGAGATCCCGTAGATTTTGATGTGGATGATAAAAACTCAGGTTCGGCTTTAAGAGCTTTGCGAAAACTAAGTATTGATTATGAAATTATAGAATAAATAAAATCACCTAACTAAAACTTCACTTTTAACAATAAGAATTTTAGTTTCTTGCAACACGTCTTTTTGTTCATCAAGAAATTGATTTATTTTAATTTCAGAATCAGTCATTTCAATAAGGTGAGGATGTTTAAAATGACGAATTTCACTTATGCCCCAATTAACTTTCTGATTAGCCAAATAGCCTTTACTAACATTTAGATGTAAAACCTGCTCTATTCCAAAGGCTTTTGCTCTTTTAATGAGTTCCGTTGAAAAATCTGAGGTATACATTTTTTTCCAAAAAGATTGATCCTTTATTTTCTGACCATATTCAAAATAGATCCGTATTGTAGCAAAACCCTTCATTTCTTCTCCCTTTTTTTACTGATTTCAGATAAAGAAAGCCCCTTCTCTCGCATGAATACATCGTTTTTTGGACTTCCTATTATTTGCGAAGAATAAACCCCAGAATGACCAGAAAACAAATAGGCCGTAGAACAAGCCAAAGCAATAAAAACACCCGACTCTATTCCAAAGAGTTCTATTCCCATTATGGTACAAGCAATAGGTGTATTGGTTGCTCCAGCAAAAACGGCAACAAACCCCATTCCTGCAAGTAAACCCATTGGCAATGGTATAAACCATATTAATACATTACCTAAGGCTGCTCCAATAAAAAACAAGGGTGTTACCTCGCCGCCTTTAAAACCTGCTCCAAGCGTAAAGGATGTAAATATAAGCTTTAAAAGAAAATCGTAAGAATTAAGGTTAACATCAAAAGCTTCAACAATTGTAGGTATCCCGAGACCTATATATTTTGTTGTTCCCATAAAATATACGGCAGCAGCCAATATTACACCACCAATTACAGGGCGTAACGGCGGGTATTTAATATGCTTACTAAAAAGATGACTCCAAAAATGGGTTGATTTTGAAAAAAGCATGGCCACTAAACCAAAAATAATTCCGGCCAATAAACACCACAATAAATTTACGGGCGTCATTTCTGCAACGGTATTAATATGATAATGCGTATGAGATACATTCCATATTTCACAAAAATAATTAGCAAAAATTGCAGCCATAAAACTCGGAATGATAGACTCTAAACGTATTCTACCCAACACCAATACCTCTAATGCGAAAATACCACCTGCTAATGGTGTTCCAAAAACAGATGCAAAACCCGCACTAATACCAGCTATCAAAACAATTTGTCTATCGCGTTTTGATAAATTGAAAACTTTGGTAAACCTATCGGCAATAGCACCACCAATTTGTACAGCTGTACCTTCCCTACCAGCGGATCCTCCAAAAAAATGTGTTAAAATCGTTCCAAATAAAACAAGTGGAACCATTCTAAAAGGAATTACTTTTTTAGGTGAATGAAATTCCTCTAGCAGTAAATTATTCCCTTTTACAACACTACTTCCATATAAATGATAAGATATACCGATTATAAAACCACCAACTGGTAATAAAGCGATAATCCACAAATGAGATTCTCTCCAATTTGTGGCCCATTCTAAGCTTAATAGAAAAAAAGCAGAAACACTTCCAGCTAAAGCGCCTAATGTTAAACAGATTAAAACCCATTTTAAAAGATACAATAAAGACGGAATTTGTTCAAATGAGAATAAAAAATCTTTAATTTTATTTTTTTCCATATTGCTTTTAATAAATCACTCTACAGAGACATAAGCCTTTAAAGGTAGATGTTATTAGCTCCAAGCGGAACCGTTACAAGCAGACTTTATTGCCAAAATTGAAATGCAAATATAAACAAAAAACCGTTTTCTATCATGGTATATAGCTTATTGCTGGTTCTAACTTAATGACTAAAACTTAGGCCTGTTTTTTGTTCAGGTTATATGTGCTAAATTAGATGCTAAAACAGAAAAAAGCACCTTCGCTATAATTTAACTCCAAAAATATCATCTTCATAGAATTATAATAAATGAAACATCTATATTTAACAGTATTAGCATTAATATTTTTGGCTTGTAACCAAGGAAACGGCCATAAACAAACTTTAAAAGCAAATACTAAAATTAAAGACAATTCTATCTCTGGAAAAACACCCAACATCTTGTTTTTAATTGCAGATGATATGGGAAAAGAAGCCATAAGTGGTTTTCAAGAAGGAACAATAAAACCGAAAACACCACATATAGATAATATACGGAATTCGGGATTAAGTTTCAGCAATTTCTGGACGTATCCAACTTGCTCACCTACAAGAGCATCAATGATTACTGGTAAATATGGATATCGTACCAACGTGAGGTGGGCAAACCAAATATTAAGTCCATCAGAATTAATATTACAAAAGTATATAAACAATAAAACGAAAAATAAATACGCAACTGCTCTAGTTGGGAAGTGGCATTTATCTGGCCTTGATGCAACTTCCATAAATCCGGAATCTTTTGGATTAGATTATTATGCTGGTATTTTTAAAGGTTCGGTAAAAGATTATTACAATTGGCCTTTAATGGAAAATGGTATGAATAAAACCTGCACAGAATATACAACTACCAAATTGACCAGTTTAGCTACAGATTGGATTGAGCAACAAGAAAAACCTTGGTTTATGTGGTTGGCGTATAATGCACCACACACACCGTTCCATGTGCCACCAAGTGAAATGCACAGTCAAGGTAATATACCAGAATACAACAGTGAATTAAACCCAATACCTTATTTTATGGCTTCTATTGAAGCTATGGATTATCAAATAGGGCGCTTATTGAATTCACTTTCTGAAGCTGATAAAGAAAACACAATCATCATTTTTATTGGAGATAATGGAACAGAGCCGGTTGTAACTCAAGCACCTTATGGCAAAAATCAAGTGAAAAGAAATTTATATCAAGGTGGTATTAACATGCCAATGTTCATTTCAGGAAAAGGTGTTACCCGAAAAGGTATAGATAATAACTTAATTACTAGTAGCGATATGTTTGCAACAATATCGGAAATTACAGGTGTAGATATTCCTGAGATTAATGATAGTAAAAGTTTTAAATCGCTTTTTACTAAAGAAGACGTTATTAGAACGTATCAATATTCGGAAATGAAAAACGATACTAAAGATGCTTGGACTATTAGTAATGGCACATACAAGCTTATGGTTTTTGGTAACGGCAATAAAGAAATATATAATTTAAACGATGATCCGTACGAAAAAAACAATCTTATAAAAGCGACTTTAACACCTAGTTTACAACAGGTAAAAACAGAATTAGAACAAGAATTACTTAAAATTAGAAATTAAAGAATCTGCTTTTTTGATTATTATTTCTGGCTATTGATATTAGTGATCTATATCCCGATTTTTAGATTATCGCCATGTTTAAAGCTTCCTATTTGTAGTATTTAAACGGAAAACATTTACCAGTAAACAATGATATTTATAAAAGTCCGAAACCATAGCAAGCACATGCGTTAGGGATAGAGGCATTGTTGAAGCTCTTTTTGTGTTGTTGCACCTATGCAACACAAAAAAGCGACTGCCGAAAGCCCGACCCTTTTCGGGTAACGCCCAAAACCTTTAAAATATAAAAAGCCCGTCAACTTACGCTAACGGGCTTTTTGCTTATAGAAAAAGTTAGACTTATTCGTCTTCTTTCTTTTTTCCTTCTAATTTACTTATAGTATCATACATTACTGGTGTTGCTATAAATAGCGACGAGTACGTACCTACTACTACACCTACTATTAAGGCGAACATGAAACCTCTAATAGAATCTCCACCGAAGATAAAGATTGCTAATAACACTACTAATGTAGTTAATGAGGTATTTAATGTACGGCTTAATGTGCTGCTTAATGATGCGTTTACTACGCGATCGAATTTCCAGCTTGTGTGCTCGTTGAAGAACTCACGAACTCTATCGAATACTACCACGGTATCATTTAATGAATATCCAATTACGGTTAATATTGCTGCTATAAACGCTTGATCTATTTCCATTGAAAATGGCATGAATTTATACGTTAAAGAGAATACACCTAATACGATTAATACATCGTGGAATACTGCTGTTACAGCACCAAGTGAGTATTGCCATTTTTTAAATCTAATTAAGATATAAAGGAATACTACGATTAATGATCCTAAAACTGCCCAGAATGATTCTTGTTTGATATCATCGGCAATAGTTGGACTTACTTTATCGGTTTTTAATAATCCTACTGTTTTTGTATCGGCATCGCTAATGAATTCTTCATAAGAAAGACCTTCGAAATAAGGTTGTAAAGCTGTATAAAGAGTTTTACGGATTTGCTCATCGACTTCAGATCCTGTTTCTTCTACTAAATATTTTGTAGTAATTTTAACTTGGTTAGCATCTCCAAATATTTTAGCGTTTGCACTACCAAATACATCTGGGCTAGAAAGTACACCTGTAATTTCTGACGCACTAACATCGTGGTTAAAACGAACTTGATACGTTCTACCTCCAACAAAATCAACACCTTGATCTAAACTGTTTGTAAATAAAGATCCTAAACTTACTACGATAAAAGCACCAGAAATGATGTATGCTATTTTACGTTTCGATAAAAAATCGATACGAATATCACGGAATAAGTTTTTAGTCATTGCTGTAGAGAACGCTAAGTTTCCACCACGATTAGAATACCAATCGATTAGTAAACGTGTGATGAAAATTGCAGTAAATAATGATGTACCAATACCAATAATTAAAGTCGTTGCGAAACCTTTAATTGGTCCTGTACCAAATATAAATAAGATTAATGCTGTTAAACCAGTAGTAATGTTGGCATCTAAGATTGAAGATAAAGCGTTGCTAAATCCATCTTGAATGGCTTCTTTTTGTCCTTTACCCTTGGCGAGCTCCTCTCGAATACGCTCAAAGACCAGCACGTTCGCATCCACCGACATACCAATAGTTAAAACAATACCAGCAATACCAGGTAATGTTAACACAGCTCCTAATCCTGAAAGGATACCGAAGATTAAAAGGATGTTTAATGCCATAGCAACATCTGCAAATGCACCAGCTTTACCGTAATAAAATACCATCCAGATTAACACTAATGCTAAAGCAATCATGAACGACATTTTACCGCTATCGATAGCTTCTTGACCTAAAGATGGTCCAACAACTTCACTTTGAATAATATCTGCAGAAGCAGGTAATTTACCAGCACGTAATACGTTTGCTAAATCGATTGCTTCGTTTAAGCTAAAATCTCCAGAGATTGAAGAGCTACCACCTGCAATTGGTCCGGTTGTTACACCTGGAGCAGAATATACCACGTTATCTAAAACAATAGCAATTTGGCTACCTTGTGTGTATGCATTACCAGTCATTTCTTCCCAGATTTTAGCACCTTTTGCATTCATTTGCATTGAAACCTCAGATTTACCTGTTGGTCCAAATTGGTTTCTAGCATCTGTAACTACAGCACCACTTAATTCTGGTTCGTTTTCTCTGTTTCCTTTTAAAGCATATAAGTCTAATAACTCACTTCCTTTTTTAGGTTTTCCGAAAACAAATTTTGCGTAACGTTGCTCTGCAGGAAGTAAAGCACGTACTTGAGACATACTTAAGTAGTTCTCGATAGTTTCTTTATCTTTTGCTTCAAATTGAGCAATGATTGGTCCACCTTGGTAACCTTGACCTCTAATTAAGTCGAATATTGGGTTAACCGTTGAAACAGTAGTAGAATCTGTTTCTGCTTCACCTAAAAGATCATCAATTGCAGAATCTTGTGCATTTTCTTCATCTTGTGGCTCTACCTCTGCAGTTTCTGTTTTTGGAGAAACTATATCTTTTAATACTTCGTTAGCTTGCGCTAAGAAAGGAAAAAATTGTTCGCCTTTATAAGCATCCCAAAATTCTAATTGTGCTGTACTTTGTAATAATTTAATAGCACGCTCTTTATCTTTTACACCTGGTAACTCTACTAAAATACGACCTGATGTTCCAATACGTTGAATAGTTGGTTGTGTTACACCAAACTCATCGATACGTTTACGTAAAACCTCGAATGCAGAAACTACAGATTCATCAATTTTAGTTGAGATAATAGCTTTAACTTCGCTATCAGTCATATTTCCGTTAATTTCACCATCTAATGCTTTAGTGTAAAAAATATCTGGTGAAGCTAATTTTGTATCTCCTTTAATTTTATCAAAAGCGATAAAGAAATCCTCTAAATACGTGTTCTGACTGTTTTTTTGAATTTCGGCAGCGTCATCTAAAGCCTTATTGAAAATAGGGTCTTTTGTATGATTAGCCA from Algibacter sp. L1A34 includes these protein-coding regions:
- the secDF gene encoding protein translocase subunit SecDF, with the protein product MQNKGLVKLFALLFGLVSIYQLSFTFKAKQIENKAEEIAISKIADTEEGYRAKRSAEETFYLESIATDTVFNMGIAKFTYNEVKQKAMNLGLDLKGGISATLQISIRDILKGLANHTKDPIFNKALDDAAEIQKNSQNTYLEDFFIAFDKIKGDTKLASPDIFYTKALDGEINGNMTDSEVKAIISTKIDESVVSAFEVLRKRIDEFGVTQPTIQRIGTSGRILVELPGVKDKERAIKLLQSTAQLEFWDAYKGEQFFPFLAQANEVLKDIVSPKTETAEVEPQDEENAQDSAIDDLLGEAETDSTTVSTVNPIFDLIRGQGYQGGPIIAQFEAKDKETIENYLSMSQVRALLPAEQRYAKFVFGKPKKGSELLDLYALKGNRENEPELSGAVVTDARNQFGPTGKSEVSMQMNAKGAKIWEEMTGNAYTQGSQIAIVLDNVVYSAPGVTTGPIAGGSSSISGDFSLNEAIDLANVLRAGKLPASADIIQSEVVGPSLGQEAIDSGKMSFMIALALVLIWMVFYYGKAGAFADVAMALNILLIFGILSGLGAVLTLPGIAGIVLTIGMSVDANVLVFERIREELAKGKGQKEAIQDGFSNALSSILDANITTGLTALILFIFGTGPIKGFATTLIIGIGTSLFTAIFITRLLIDWYSNRGGNLAFSTAMTKNLFRDIRIDFLSKRKIAYIISGAFIVVSLGSLFTNSLDQGVDFVGGRTYQVRFNHDVSASEITGVLSSPDVFGSANAKIFGDANQVKITTKYLVEETGSEVDEQIRKTLYTALQPYFEGLSYEEFISDADTKTVGLLKTDKVSPTIADDIKQESFWAVLGSLIVVFLYILIRFKKWQYSLGAVTAVFHDVLIVLGVFSLTYKFMPFSMEIDQAFIAAILTVIGYSLNDTVVVFDRVREFFNEHTSWKFDRVVNASLSSTLSRTLNTSLTTLVVLLAIFIFGGDSIRGFMFALIVGVVVGTYSSLFIATPVMYDTISKLEGKKKEDE
- a CDS encoding DsbA family oxidoreductase — protein: MKEKLKIDIVSDVVCPWCTVGYKRLEKAIKELGIEDQVDIEWQPFELNPNMPAEGQDLHEHIAEKYGSTDEQQNESKQRMVEAGEELGFTFDYFDGMRMVNTFEAHILLEYAKYFGKQTELKMTLTKAFFTNHKDVSKRDVLKQALLDVGLDAEEGLSKLDNEDIRSEVKTKEGYWQQLGVSSVPTVVFNRKSAVTGAQPVDTFKQVLTELLQAQNAPVSE
- a CDS encoding haloacid dehalogenase type II, with amino-acid sequence METKQKPKVLFFDVNETLLDLTKMKRLVGDALGGNQDLLPLWFTTMLQYSLVVSASGQYKPFGHIGAAALQMVAANHDIKISEDEARKVIISGLRNLPAHPEVKDALLALKQAGYTLVALTNSSEEGLAKQFESAGLTSYFDAQLSIEGAGKFKPFTDTYTWAANELNVKPEACMLIAAHGWDVAGALWAGWRAAFVSRPGQQTFPLAPKSEIELPDLKQVADILVTYK
- a CDS encoding voltage-gated chloride channel family protein translates to MEKNKIKDFLFSFEQIPSLLYLLKWVLICLTLGALAGSVSAFFLLSLEWATNWRESHLWIIALLPVGGFIIGISYHLYGSSVVKGNNLLLEEFHSPKKVIPFRMVPLVLFGTILTHFFGGSAGREGTAVQIGGAIADRFTKVFNLSKRDRQIVLIAGISAGFASVFGTPLAGGIFALEVLVLGRIRLESIIPSFMAAIFANYFCEIWNVSHTHYHINTVAEMTPVNLLWCLLAGIIFGLVAMLFSKSTHFWSHLFSKHIKYPPLRPVIGGVILAAAVYFMGTTKYIGLGIPTIVEAFDVNLNSYDFLLKLIFTSFTLGAGFKGGEVTPLFFIGAALGNVLIWFIPLPMGLLAGMGFVAVFAGATNTPIACTIMGIELFGIESGVFIALACSTAYLFSGHSGVYSSQIIGSPKNDVFMREKGLSLSEISKKREKK
- a CDS encoding DUF190 domain-containing protein → MKGFATIRIYFEYGQKIKDQSFWKKMYTSDFSTELIKRAKAFGIEQVLHLNVSKGYLANQKVNWGISEIRHFKHPHLIEMTDSEIKINQFLDEQKDVLQETKILIVKSEVLVR
- a CDS encoding peroxiredoxin-like family protein; this translates as METNKNKGELDALLDVQRKAGITKFTKEKNQIYADGITSVTNSGILDKALNVGDKAPNFILNNALNQPVSLYNTLENGPVVLTWYRGGWCPYCNITLHHLQENLPEFKKAGATLLALTPELPDNSLNTSEKNNLEFSVLSDIGNTIGKTYGVVFELTKEVASIYQNGFGLNEKNGDNSNELPLAATYVIDKNGIIQYAFLDADYKERAESKEILSVLNKLK
- a CDS encoding tRNA dihydrouridine synthase — encoded protein: MAFTLLSSPLQGFTDFRFRNAFHHYFGGIDTFYSPYIRLNGKFKIKSSYQNDLLLENNDTLEVIPQIITNDAEEFLFVAKYVQSLGYKELNWNLGCPYPMVAKSGMGSGLICNPAKIDNILERAHKETDILVSMKMRMGYDHAEEILDVFPILDQYPLKNIAIHARIGKQLYKGPVDLDAFERCTTSTKHKLYYNGDITSVEAFKSIQARFPSLDHFMIGRGLIADPFLPQMIKNDTTEYPKNRWTIFEEFHDTIYNQYDEYLSGPTPIKMKMLGFWEFFSQSCSNPQKTYKAIKKATNPFKYKQAVSLILANERKLNS
- a CDS encoding sulfatase-like hydrolase/transferase, translating into MKHLYLTVLALIFLACNQGNGHKQTLKANTKIKDNSISGKTPNILFLIADDMGKEAISGFQEGTIKPKTPHIDNIRNSGLSFSNFWTYPTCSPTRASMITGKYGYRTNVRWANQILSPSELILQKYINNKTKNKYATALVGKWHLSGLDATSINPESFGLDYYAGIFKGSVKDYYNWPLMENGMNKTCTEYTTTKLTSLATDWIEQQEKPWFMWLAYNAPHTPFHVPPSEMHSQGNIPEYNSELNPIPYFMASIEAMDYQIGRLLNSLSEADKENTIIIFIGDNGTEPVVTQAPYGKNQVKRNLYQGGINMPMFISGKGVTRKGIDNNLITSSDMFATISEITGVDIPEINDSKSFKSLFTKEDVIRTYQYSEMKNDTKDAWTISNGTYKLMVFGNGNKEIYNLNDDPYEKNNLIKATLTPSLQQVKTELEQELLKIRN